The genomic DNA CTACCCTAATTCCGATTAACGTCGGAATGGGTAAAGATATAGTCTGCGCACATAGTGATATGTGATAACGTGACGAGAGGACCGGGATGAACAAACCTCTGGTGTACCAGCTGTCCTGCCAAGGGCACTGCTGGGTAGCTATGTTTGGCAGAGATAAATGCTGAAAGCATATAAGCGTGAAACTCTTCTCAAGATTAAGTATCATAGATTCCTTGAAGACTACAAGGTTGATAGGCTTCAGGTGTAAGTCCTGTAAAGGATTTAGCCGAGAAGTACTAATAAATCATTTTGCCTGTTTAATACGGCTGGCAATTTTTGGACACTACACTTTAAAATAATTTTATTTGCAACAAACAAGATTGCGGTCATTGTAAGGGGGTTATACTTGGGGTGCTCCACCTGATCCCATTCCGAACTCAGAAGTGAAATCCTTAAAGGCCGATGGTACCCCGATGAACTTCGGGGAAGAGTAGGTGACCCTCCTACAATGCCCGCAATTTAAAGGCGTTGACCCTGCAACACAGGTGAGCTGAGGAAAGAAAGCTTTAATAAGCGAGTAGAATCCTACGGGCGTGCCCGTTATAGCACAAAGACCGTGTCGGATTTCCAGAGCGGTTGGAGAGATTCAATTAGTAATAATTGAATGAAATAAGGTGGCAACACGATAAAAATCGTCCTTATGAGATTATCATTTTTGGTAATTTCGTGAGGTCGATTTTTTTTTATTTATTAATTATTAATAAAAGTAAAAATAAAATATATGGAAAGAATTTTAATTTCTAAAATTAAAGAAAAAATTGGACAAAAGACCAAAATCATTGGCTGGGTTTATAATATACGCGATATAGGGTCCATAAAATTTTTGGTCATCAGGGACGTAAGCGGAATAATTCAGGTAGTCGTTAGTGGCGAAGAATTAATAAAAGTTGTTAAACCAATAAGACTGGAATCAATCGTTGAAATTATTGGTATAGTTAAAACGGAGAAACAAGCACCAGGAGGAATTGAAATAATGGCAGAAGAAATAAAAATAATTTCAATTCCATTAGAAACGCCTCCAATTTCTGTTTTGGAAAAGGAAGAAACAGAAGCGTCTTTGGAAAAAAGAATGGATTGGCGCTGGATTGATTTAAGAAAACCTCGGAAACAATTGATTTTTAAGGTTTGGACAACAATGGAAATGGCTTTTAGGAAATGGTGGCTTGAACATGGATTTATTCAGATACATTCTCCGAAATTAATGAGTGCGGCGAGTGAAATCGGGTCAGAACTTTTTCAGATTTCTTATTTTAACGGAAAAGCATATTTGGCTCAATCGCCACAATTCTATAAACAAATGGCAATGGCATCGGGATTTGAAAAGGTCTTTGAAATCGGTCCTGTTTTTCGGGCAAACCCATCGTTTACTTCAAGACATGATACAGAATTTACCAGTTACGATATTGAAATGTCATTTATTGAATCACACCAAAAATTAATCGAGACAGAACAAGAAATGTTTGTTTATATGATTTCTGAAGTTAAAGAAGAGTACGGTGAGGAAATTGAAAAAGAATTTGGAAGGAAATTAGTTATTCCTACAATTCCGTTTCCTCAAATTACCATGAAGGAAGCAAAAGAAATGCTTTCTCATT from Patescibacteria group bacterium includes the following:
- the aspS gene encoding aspartate--tRNA(Asn) ligase, which codes for MERILISKIKEKIGQKTKIIGWVYNIRDIGSIKFLVIRDVSGIIQVVVSGEELIKVVKPIRLESIVEIIGIVKTEKQAPGGIEIMAEEIKIISIPLETPPISVLEKEETEASLEKRMDWRWIDLRKPRKQLIFKVWTTMEMAFRKWWLEHGFIQIHSPKLMSAASEIGSELFQISYFNGKAYLAQSPQFYKQMAMASGFEKVFEIGPVFRANPSFTSRHDTEFTSYDIEMSFIESHQKLIETEQEMFVYMISEVKEEYGEEIEKEFGRKLVIPTIPFPQITMKEAKEMLSHYDIKNRREGDLSPEEERKLSEIIKEKYGHEFCFVTEYPSSVRPFYHMRPQGDSKFTKSFDLLWNGLEITTGAQREHRYEVLKKQAIEKGIKTEEIKHYLEFFKYGCPPHGGFAIGATRLLMKIFNIGNVREVTYLYRGVKRLTP